A single Vulpes lagopus strain Blue_001 chromosome 3, ASM1834538v1, whole genome shotgun sequence DNA region contains:
- the LOC121487411 gene encoding nascent polypeptide-associated complex subunit alpha, muscle-specific form-like — protein MAAPRRSSALRRRQPGSSRAQGPEPPGHAPTRPGPAPTRPGHAPDTAWTRPNTAWPRPRHGLATPPAWTRVGGREGGRKGGERVPPPREGASAAAARPPANRNPVATSSF, from the exons ATGGCCGCCCCGCGCCGCTCCTCCGCGCTCCGCCGCCGCCAGCCGGGGTCCTCCCGCGCCCAGGGCCCGGAGCCGCCAGGCCACGCCCCGAcacgcccaggccccgccccgacaCGGCCTGGCCACGCCCCCGACACGGCCTGGACACGCCCCAACacggcctggccccgcccccgacACGGCCTGGCCACGCCCCCGGCGTGGACGCGGgtcggagggagggagggagggaggaagggcggGGAGCGTGTGCCACCGCCGCGGGAGGGCGCTTCAGCCGCGGCCGCGAGACCCCCG GCCAACCGCAATCCCGTTGCGACCTCGTCTTTTTAA